TGCTGGACATGGCGGCAAAAACCGGCCTGCTCTTGTTGGGAGCCATGTTCACCTTCATCATTGCCCGCGCTCTTCTGGTCAGTATCGCCCACGCATTTGCCCGAAGGACCAAGAGCAAAATCGATGACATTCTCATGGAGGAAGGCTTTTTTTCCCGGGCCGCGCTCCTGGCCCCCGCCCCAGTCCTGTTCTGGGGACTGGAACTTTTTCCCCAAATAAAACACGTTCTGGATGACGCCATCTACGCGTACCTGGCCGTTGCAATCATTCTGGTGTTGGTCCGCTTCATCAACAGTCTGGCCCGACTCTACCAAACATTCGACATCGCCAATCGACGCCCCATCAAAGGGTATGTCCAATTGGTGAAACTCTTCATCTACATATTGGGAAGCATCGCGGTGGTCTCTATCCTCCTCGGCAAATCGCCGTGGGGGCTGCTCTCCGGTATTGGTGCCATGACGGCTGTCATCATGCTGATTTTTCGCGACACCATCCTGTCTCTCGTTGCAGGCATACAAATTTCTGCCAACGACCTGCTCAACAAGGGTGACTGGATTGAAATGCCCGCCATGAACGCGGATGGCGATGTGGTGGACATCGCTCTCAACACTGTCAAGATTCAAAACTGGGACAAAACCATTACGGCCATCCCGACCTATAAATTTCTGGATACCTCATTCAAGAATTGGAAAAGCATGACCGATGGAGGCGGACGCCGTATCAAACGCTCCATTAAGATCGACCTTTCTTCCGTCACCTTCGCCGATCAAAACCTGATCGAACGACTCTCCAAGGTGCAATCCCTCACCGAGTATATCACGACTCGACAAGCCGAAATAACCGAGGCCAACCAACGATCCAAGGCCGACCCGACCTCGAAACTCAATGGTCGGCACCTGACCAATATAGGCCTATTCCGACGGTATGTGCTGGAATACCTTCAGACTCACCCTCTGGTCAGACAGGACATGACCCTGATCGTTCGCCAGCTTCAACCCGAAGCCGACGCAGGCGTTCCTCTTGAAATCTACTGTTTTACCTCAAAAACCGACTGGGTTGCCTTTGAGGGAGTCCAATCCGATATCATGGACCACCTGCTTGCAGCACTCCCAGAATTTGAACTCAAGGCCTACCAAAGAAACGCTTTGGTTGATGGTCGCAACGTCACCTAAAATCGGATGAGCGATATTCAAAATTCACGCCACTTTTTCAGACAGAAAAACCTCAAAAAATGATTGACACAGCACGAACGCGCACCAACCCAGAGCTTTCTGATCACAGGGGAAAAAAGGGACAATTTCACGTTTTTTCCCTGTGGAATTCCTTCTTTTCCCATGCCGCCGCAATGAACCGTTGTGTGCCGTCATTTTTCACGCCATCCCAGCCTGCCTCCAGCCGGTGACCCTCATTTCATCCTGTCGAAAACCGGTCCATGCCCCCACATGATTATTTTTTTTCTAAACTTAATCTAGATAAAAACGTAGATATTCCGAGCTTTCATACATTTTAGACTTGTGAATAACTTTTTAAAAATTTGATTAATTGCTGAAAATCGTCATTATCTGTATAAATTTATATGAGTAATCAAATATTTTTCAGGAACCCCCTGTACAAAATCATTTGGCTGAGATACATTTGCCGTCACGTACCTGCAGCAGTTTTCCCTTCTCAAAGCCCTCTGAGCCTGAACGGAATTAAAGCTCAAAATCAGGGTACCCGGTACTACTAAAAACCATTCTCGCAGTGTTTTTATCTGCGAAGCGAAAAGGAATCTGCAATGAAGACACACGCAGGAATTTGGCAATATGTTCGAGGATTTGAAAATCTCAGCCTGTGCGACTGGCCAGGACGTTCCACCTGCATCATCTTCTTGGGAGGCTGCAATCTGCATTGCCCGACCTGTCACAATTTTGAACTCGCCTGGGATATGCAGTCCCTGCCTGTCATTGATGCAGCGCACA
The genomic region above belongs to Pseudodesulfovibrio sp. JC047 and contains:
- a CDS encoding mechanosensitive ion channel family protein, which encodes MTFTTPIILIESNPLLDMAAKTGLLLLGAMFTFIIARALLVSIAHAFARRTKSKIDDILMEEGFFSRAALLAPAPVLFWGLELFPQIKHVLDDAIYAYLAVAIILVLVRFINSLARLYQTFDIANRRPIKGYVQLVKLFIYILGSIAVVSILLGKSPWGLLSGIGAMTAVIMLIFRDTILSLVAGIQISANDLLNKGDWIEMPAMNADGDVVDIALNTVKIQNWDKTITAIPTYKFLDTSFKNWKSMTDGGGRRIKRSIKIDLSSVTFADQNLIERLSKVQSLTEYITTRQAEITEANQRSKADPTSKLNGRHLTNIGLFRRYVLEYLQTHPLVRQDMTLIVRQLQPEADAGVPLEIYCFTSKTDWVAFEGVQSDIMDHLLAALPEFELKAYQRNALVDGRNVT